A window of Natrinema versiforme contains these coding sequences:
- a CDS encoding thiol-disulfide oxidoreductase DCC family protein yields MSSETPDGPIILFDGVCNLCNGFVQFILPRDTEGTFRFASLQSDIGTELLAEHGLPTDELESIVLIEGEDCYVKSDAVIRIARLLGGVYALLGPFRFLPRRLRNWAYDFVAARRYRWFGKKDQCAMPPADVDVGARFLE; encoded by the coding sequence ATGAGTTCGGAGACGCCGGACGGCCCGATCATCCTCTTCGACGGCGTCTGTAACCTCTGTAACGGGTTCGTCCAGTTCATTCTCCCCCGGGACACGGAGGGCACGTTCCGCTTTGCCTCCCTCCAGTCCGATATCGGCACCGAACTGCTCGCCGAGCACGGCCTCCCGACCGACGAACTCGAGTCGATCGTCCTGATCGAGGGCGAGGACTGTTACGTGAAATCGGACGCGGTCATCCGCATCGCGCGGCTCCTCGGCGGCGTCTACGCCCTGTTGGGCCCGTTCCGATTCCTCCCGCGCCGGCTCCGGAACTGGGCCTACGACTTCGTCGCCGCACGCCGCTATCGCTGGTTCGGCAAAAAAGACCAGTGTGCCATGCCGCCGGCTGACGTCGATGTCGGCGCGCGATTCCTCGAGTAG
- a CDS encoding acyl-CoA carboxylase subunit beta: protein MRVRITAGADGEEAAAIAAALADHVGETVEVYCGDESDPTAVHEIDGEPGVPADEGTTASPGAETHDSGDDDDLEPTEREQRLREEIADILEGGPEKYRDQLAEEGKLFVRDRLELWFSGADSELRFEDGTFAAFDDWHSSGANTDEDTDDRLPADGLITAAATFEGRDIHVMANDYTVKRGSMAAKGVEKFLRMQQRALKTGNPVFYLMDSSGGRIDQQTGFFANREGIGKYYYNHSMLSGRVPQICVLYGPSIAGAAYTPVFADFTIMVEGMSAMAIASPRMVQMVTGEDIDLQELGGPQVHMRESGSADLIADDEEHARELVAQLITYLPDNADETPPKREPTAPAKSPDGIDAIVPQQPNRGYDMTDVIDRIVDAGSYFELRPDYGPEIVTAYARIDGRPVGIVANQPAHRAGAIFPDAAEKAAEFIWKSDAFNIPLLYLCDTPGFMAGSQVEKDGILEQGKKMIYATSSATVPKQTVVVRKAYGAGIYAMGGPAYDPESVIGLPSGEIAIMGPEAAINAVYARKLAEIDDPDERERMEKELREEYREDIDIHRMASEVVIDEIVPPSALREELAARFDFYADLEKSLPDKKHGTIL, encoded by the coding sequence ATGCGAGTTCGTATCACGGCCGGTGCCGACGGCGAGGAGGCTGCGGCGATCGCGGCCGCGCTGGCCGATCACGTCGGCGAGACGGTCGAAGTCTACTGCGGCGACGAAAGTGATCCGACGGCGGTCCACGAGATCGACGGGGAGCCCGGCGTCCCGGCCGACGAGGGAACGACGGCCAGCCCCGGTGCGGAGACCCACGACTCCGGCGATGACGACGACCTCGAGCCGACCGAGCGCGAGCAGCGACTGCGGGAGGAAATCGCGGACATCCTCGAGGGTGGTCCCGAGAAGTACAGGGACCAACTTGCCGAGGAGGGGAAACTGTTCGTCCGCGATCGGCTCGAGCTGTGGTTTTCCGGCGCGGACAGCGAGTTGCGCTTCGAGGACGGCACGTTCGCGGCGTTCGACGACTGGCACTCGAGCGGGGCGAACACGGACGAAGACACCGACGACCGGCTGCCGGCGGACGGCCTGATCACGGCTGCGGCGACCTTCGAGGGGCGGGACATCCACGTCATGGCCAACGACTACACGGTCAAGCGCGGAAGTATGGCCGCCAAGGGCGTCGAGAAGTTCCTCCGGATGCAACAGCGCGCGCTCAAGACCGGCAATCCGGTGTTCTACCTGATGGACTCCTCGGGCGGCCGGATCGACCAGCAGACCGGCTTCTTCGCCAACCGGGAGGGGATCGGGAAGTACTACTACAACCACTCGATGCTCTCCGGGCGGGTGCCACAGATCTGCGTGCTCTACGGCCCCTCGATCGCCGGCGCGGCCTACACGCCGGTCTTCGCGGACTTCACGATCATGGTCGAGGGGATGTCCGCGATGGCGATCGCGTCCCCGCGGATGGTGCAGATGGTCACCGGCGAGGACATCGACCTACAGGAACTCGGCGGGCCGCAGGTCCACATGCGCGAATCGGGGTCGGCGGACCTGATCGCCGACGACGAGGAACACGCTCGCGAACTCGTGGCCCAGTTGATCACCTACCTGCCTGACAACGCGGACGAGACGCCGCCGAAACGGGAGCCGACCGCGCCCGCGAAGTCGCCGGACGGCATCGACGCGATCGTCCCACAGCAGCCAAACCGGGGGTACGACATGACCGACGTTATCGACCGGATCGTCGACGCGGGCTCGTACTTCGAGTTACGCCCCGATTACGGTCCCGAAATCGTCACGGCCTACGCCCGGATCGACGGCCGGCCGGTCGGCATCGTCGCCAACCAACCTGCCCACCGCGCCGGCGCGATTTTCCCCGACGCGGCCGAGAAGGCCGCGGAGTTCATCTGGAAGTCGGACGCGTTCAACATCCCCTTACTCTACCTCTGTGACACGCCCGGCTTCATGGCCGGCTCGCAGGTCGAGAAAGACGGCATCTTAGAGCAGGGCAAGAAGATGATCTACGCGACCTCCTCGGCCACGGTCCCGAAACAGACCGTCGTCGTCCGCAAGGCCTACGGCGCGGGTATCTACGCGATGGGCGGGCCCGCCTACGATCCCGAGAGCGTGATCGGGCTGCCCTCCGGCGAGATCGCGATCATGGGGCCCGAGGCGGCGATCAACGCCGTCTACGCCCGCAAGCTCGCCGAGATCGACGATCCCGACGAGCGCGAACGGATGGAAAAGGAACTCCGCGAGGAGTACCGCGAAGACATCGATATTCACCGGATGGCCAGCGAGGTCGTCATCGACGAGATCGTCCCGCCGAGCGCGCTGCGCGAGGAACTGGCCGCCCGCTTCGACTTCTACGCCGATCTCGAGAAGTCGCTGCCCGACAAGAAACACGGAACGATTCTCTGA
- a CDS encoding helix-turn-helix domain-containing protein, with product MRYLRLTVRPTDREIHPVHTVMTEREFVDRVRMVHWNIADIDVPAILFSVVGDTEALADALESTAEIESFAITRIDERRFYCYTQGRTTAVERALYEAFTRDGLLVLPPLTYEDDGGVRFEVVGEADALRTALATVPDGIDVAVERVGEYDTARETVDAALTSRQREAITTALATGYYETPREATIEDVAAELECARSTAAEHLQKAESRIIRTVL from the coding sequence ATGCGGTATCTCCGACTGACCGTCCGGCCGACGGACCGCGAAATCCATCCGGTGCACACGGTCATGACGGAGCGGGAGTTCGTCGATCGCGTCCGGATGGTCCACTGGAACATCGCGGACATCGACGTCCCAGCCATCCTGTTCTCCGTCGTCGGCGACACCGAAGCGCTCGCGGACGCGCTCGAGTCGACCGCCGAAATCGAGTCGTTCGCCATCACGCGAATCGATGAGCGACGGTTCTACTGTTATACGCAGGGGCGGACGACCGCGGTCGAACGAGCCCTGTACGAGGCGTTTACGCGTGATGGGCTGCTCGTCCTCCCACCGTTGACCTACGAGGACGACGGTGGGGTCCGCTTCGAGGTGGTCGGCGAGGCCGACGCGCTCCGGACTGCATTGGCGACTGTTCCTGACGGAATCGACGTCGCGGTCGAACGCGTCGGGGAGTACGACACGGCGCGAGAAACCGTCGATGCTGCGCTTACGTCGCGCCAGCGCGAAGCGATCACCACCGCGCTGGCAACGGGCTACTACGAAACCCCGCGCGAGGCGACGATCGAGGACGTAGCGGCGGAACTGGAATGTGCGCGAAGTACCGCGGCGGAGCACCTCCAGAAGGCGGAGTCACGCATTATCCGAACGGTACTGTGA
- a CDS encoding SDR family oxidoreductase, with product MTRTVLIAGAHGQVGQHITELLGESEHTARAMVRDDSQTDEMADLGGEPVVADLTGDVDHAVEGCDAILFAAGSGGEDVYGVDRDGAINLIDAAGDAGVDRFVMLSSMGADDPAAGPDALEDYLTAKAEADEYLRQSGLDHTIVRPGELTNDSGVGTIELGEDIGLDAGDIPREDVARTLVATLDYDALIGETFEILSGDEPIDEALEWFCSQ from the coding sequence GTGACTCGGACCGTACTCATCGCCGGCGCTCACGGACAGGTCGGACAGCATATCACGGAACTACTCGGCGAGAGCGAGCACACCGCTCGAGCGATGGTCCGCGACGACTCCCAGACCGACGAAATGGCGGACCTGGGCGGCGAGCCGGTCGTCGCGGACCTGACCGGCGATGTCGATCACGCGGTCGAGGGCTGCGACGCGATACTCTTCGCGGCCGGCTCCGGCGGCGAGGATGTCTACGGTGTCGACCGCGACGGGGCGATCAACCTGATCGACGCGGCGGGCGACGCCGGCGTCGACCGGTTCGTCATGCTCAGTTCGATGGGTGCCGACGATCCCGCGGCCGGTCCCGACGCGCTCGAGGACTACCTGACTGCGAAAGCGGAGGCCGACGAGTACCTCCGGCAGAGCGGCCTCGACCACACGATCGTCCGGCCGGGGGAGCTGACCAACGACTCCGGGGTCGGGACGATCGAACTCGGAGAGGACATCGGACTGGACGCCGGGGATATTCCCCGCGAGGACGTCGCCCGAACCCTCGTGGCCACGCTCGACTACGACGCTCTCATCGGGGAGACCTTCGAGATTCTCTCGGGCGACGAGCCGATCGACGAGGCCCTCGAGTGGTTCTGCTCGCAGTAA
- a CDS encoding PadR family transcriptional regulator: MSKWLRSGRRRDICFLLAAAEEDELRGQQLKSRLESHYDDRLEPKSFYGSLSALVDAGFVEKRTEGLHDVYALTDGGAQRVQDHYAWVRDCLEDGDDTDE, translated from the coding sequence ATGAGCAAGTGGCTCCGGAGCGGCCGCCGCCGGGACATCTGTTTCCTGCTCGCCGCGGCCGAAGAGGACGAACTGCGCGGCCAGCAACTGAAATCCCGCCTCGAGTCCCACTACGACGACCGGCTCGAGCCCAAATCCTTCTACGGCTCGCTGTCGGCGCTGGTCGACGCGGGCTTCGTCGAGAAACGGACGGAGGGGTTACACGACGTCTACGCGCTGACCGACGGCGGCGCACAGCGGGTGCAAGACCACTACGCGTGGGTTCGGGACTGTCTCGAGGACGGCGACGATACCGACGAGTAG
- a CDS encoding DUF5658 family protein: MSSEGAFLRHRLPGDVTPVDLERLLWAVVILALLADVVTTFVGLHVGLSESNPAARGAIESHGLGGMLALKGFAIGVGLVCRLLLEREYRPIVPAGLALPWLAAAVLNVYTIASVL; this comes from the coding sequence ATGAGTTCCGAGGGCGCGTTCCTGCGCCATCGTTTGCCGGGCGACGTGACGCCCGTCGACCTCGAGCGGCTGCTCTGGGCGGTCGTGATACTGGCCCTGCTCGCCGACGTGGTGACGACGTTCGTCGGCCTCCACGTCGGCCTGTCCGAGTCCAATCCCGCCGCTCGCGGGGCGATCGAGAGCCACGGGCTGGGCGGGATGCTCGCGCTGAAGGGCTTCGCCATCGGCGTCGGGTTGGTCTGTCGGCTCCTCCTCGAGCGGGAGTACCGGCCGATCGTCCCCGCCGGGCTCGCGCTGCCGTGGCTGGCCGCCGCGGTGCTTAACGTCTACACGATCGCGAGCGTTCTCTGA
- a CDS encoding acyl-CoA dehydrogenase family protein, with protein sequence MDFALSAEQQQIRDMVSEFVDEEVVPVADEIDHEDEFPADLVGEMADLGLMGMPFPEEYGGAGLDYHSYAIGLEEIARGSGGLGTIVAAHTSLAGNMLYEFGDESQKEEYLTPLAEGRDIGAFALSEAGAGSDVPAMDTTAEKSEAQSASERSGAAAEKDGDEYVINGGKLWISNGSVADTVTLFAKTDPEAGNKGISSFIVRPEEDEGFIVEGTEEKLGDKGCPTAELRFDDLRIPESRRLGEEGEGFVHALKTLNGGRITIAARGVGIARAAFEEARDYANEREQFGQPIGEFQSIKHKLADMDTKIQAAKMLMHKAADKKIRGEDYIKDASQAKLYASEVSREVANEGIQIHGGYGYTKDFAAQRFYRDAKLNEIYEGTSEVLRNTIGDQLLEE encoded by the coding sequence ATGGACTTCGCACTCTCGGCCGAACAGCAACAGATTCGGGACATGGTCTCGGAGTTCGTCGACGAGGAGGTCGTTCCCGTCGCCGACGAGATCGACCACGAGGACGAGTTCCCCGCCGACCTCGTCGGCGAGATGGCCGACCTCGGGCTGATGGGAATGCCGTTCCCCGAGGAGTACGGCGGTGCCGGACTGGACTATCACTCGTATGCGATCGGGCTCGAGGAGATCGCTCGCGGCTCGGGCGGGCTGGGAACGATCGTCGCCGCCCATACCTCGCTGGCGGGGAACATGCTCTACGAGTTCGGCGACGAGTCCCAGAAGGAGGAGTACCTGACGCCGCTGGCAGAGGGTCGGGACATCGGCGCGTTCGCGCTCTCCGAAGCGGGAGCAGGGAGCGACGTGCCCGCCATGGACACCACCGCAGAGAAGAGCGAGGCGCAAAGCGCCTCGGAACGGAGCGGCGCAGCCGCGGAGAAGGACGGCGACGAGTACGTGATCAACGGCGGCAAGCTCTGGATCTCCAACGGCTCCGTCGCCGACACGGTCACGCTCTTCGCGAAGACCGACCCCGAGGCCGGCAACAAGGGCATCTCCTCCTTTATCGTCCGGCCCGAGGAGGACGAGGGCTTCATCGTCGAGGGCACGGAGGAGAAACTCGGCGATAAGGGCTGTCCGACCGCCGAACTCCGGTTCGACGACCTCCGCATTCCGGAATCGCGTCGACTCGGAGAGGAGGGCGAGGGCTTCGTCCACGCGCTGAAAACGCTCAACGGCGGCCGAATCACGATCGCCGCCCGCGGTGTCGGTATCGCCCGCGCGGCCTTCGAGGAGGCCCGCGACTATGCCAACGAGCGCGAGCAGTTCGGCCAACCGATCGGCGAGTTCCAGTCGATCAAACACAAGCTCGCGGACATGGACACGAAGATTCAGGCCGCGAAGATGCTCATGCACAAGGCCGCGGACAAGAAGATCCGCGGCGAGGACTACATCAAAGACGCCTCGCAGGCCAAGCTCTACGCCTCCGAGGTCAGCCGCGAGGTCGCCAACGAGGGCATCCAGATCCACGGCGGCTACGGCTACACAAAGGACTTCGCCGCCCAGCGGTTCTACCGCGACGCGAAACTCAACGAGATCTACGAGGGTACCAGCGAAGTGCTGCGGAACACGATCGGCGACCAACTGCTCGAGGAGTAG
- a CDS encoding phytoene/squalene synthase family protein, producing the protein MTTGQPEPPTDADLEWCYDAVHGVSRTFSITIDRLEEPMARHICLGYLLCRIADTIEDAGHIPPETQTELLSTFDRLLDPDESASVAAFMDDVEPWIPEERTDDWEVVAETPRVLRTFESLEEEPREIMREPVRELVDGMAMFTDRYATEGGLRLQTIEELEEYCWYAAGTVGTLITGLVARGTSNERAAEMRENARSFALLLQLVNIAKDVEDDYHEENNVYLPAEWLAAEDVDVEAVTDEAHHGGVTNVIKRVTGRAEGYLDDAQRYLEVVPEHHGNRLSAWAIPYLLAVGTLRELRERPEDVVREGDVKVSRAEVFALLQQFEDGVSRSRLEELRRTMSEQPLHQ; encoded by the coding sequence ATGACCACGGGCCAGCCCGAACCCCCCACTGACGCCGACCTCGAGTGGTGTTATGACGCGGTTCACGGCGTTTCGCGGACCTTTTCGATCACGATCGATCGGCTCGAGGAGCCGATGGCGAGACACATTTGTCTCGGCTACCTCCTCTGTCGAATCGCTGATACGATCGAGGATGCGGGACACATCCCGCCGGAGACCCAGACCGAACTGCTCTCGACGTTCGATCGGCTGCTCGATCCGGACGAGTCGGCATCGGTCGCGGCCTTCATGGACGACGTCGAGCCGTGGATTCCGGAGGAACGCACCGACGACTGGGAGGTCGTCGCCGAGACGCCCCGGGTGCTGCGAACGTTCGAATCGCTCGAGGAGGAGCCCCGAGAAATCATGCGCGAACCCGTCCGCGAACTCGTCGACGGCATGGCGATGTTCACCGACCGGTACGCCACCGAGGGCGGACTGCGCCTCCAGACCATCGAGGAACTCGAGGAGTACTGCTGGTACGCCGCCGGCACGGTCGGCACCCTGATTACGGGCCTGGTCGCCCGCGGCACCTCCAACGAGCGGGCCGCGGAGATGCGGGAGAACGCCCGATCGTTTGCGCTCCTCTTGCAACTGGTCAACATCGCGAAAGACGTCGAGGACGACTACCACGAGGAAAACAACGTCTACCTCCCCGCCGAGTGGCTCGCGGCGGAGGACGTCGACGTCGAGGCGGTCACCGACGAGGCCCACCACGGTGGCGTCACGAACGTCATCAAGCGGGTGACAGGCCGCGCCGAAGGCTACCTCGACGACGCCCAGCGCTACCTCGAGGTCGTGCCCGAACACCACGGCAACCGGCTCTCGGCGTGGGCGATCCCCTACCTGCTCGCGGTCGGGACCCTCCGGGAACTGCGCGAACGCCCGGAAGACGTCGTCCGCGAGGGCGACGTGAAGGTCTCTCGAGCGGAGGTTTTCGCGCTGCTCCAGCAGTTCGAGGACGGCGTCTCCCGCTCGCGGCTCGAGGAACTCCGGCGTACGATGTCCGAACAGCCGCTCCACCAGTAG
- a CDS encoding class I fructose-bisphosphate aldolase, giving the protein MIPIDDSPIVRDGKSLILAMDHGLEHGPVDFEEVPEKLDPSTVFETATHDAVTSIAVQKGIAEGYYPSYEDDVNLLVKLNGTSNMWMGEPDSAINCSVDYAAEIGADAVGFTVYSGSNHEVEMYEEFRRVQEKAREYDLPVVMWSYPRGQGLKNDTKPSTISYATRIALEVGADIAKVKYPGSTDAMEHACKAAGDMKVVMSGGSKTSDYDFCSTVEAAVNAGASGLAVGRNVWQRENPTTILDALEEVIYEEATADAALEAAD; this is encoded by the coding sequence ATGATTCCGATCGACGACTCTCCGATCGTTCGCGACGGCAAGTCACTGATTCTCGCGATGGACCACGGACTCGAGCACGGGCCCGTCGATTTCGAGGAAGTACCGGAGAAACTCGATCCGTCGACCGTCTTCGAAACGGCGACGCACGACGCGGTCACCTCGATCGCCGTCCAGAAGGGGATCGCGGAGGGCTACTACCCGAGCTACGAGGACGATGTCAACCTCCTGGTGAAGCTCAACGGGACCTCGAACATGTGGATGGGCGAGCCCGATTCGGCGATCAACTGCTCGGTCGACTACGCGGCCGAGATCGGTGCCGACGCGGTCGGCTTTACCGTCTACAGCGGCTCGAACCACGAGGTCGAGATGTACGAGGAGTTCCGCCGCGTCCAGGAGAAAGCCCGCGAGTACGACCTCCCCGTCGTCATGTGGTCCTACCCGCGCGGACAGGGGCTCAAGAACGACACCAAGCCGAGCACGATCTCGTATGCGACCCGCATCGCACTCGAGGTCGGTGCCGACATCGCGAAGGTCAAGTACCCCGGCAGCACCGACGCCATGGAGCACGCCTGCAAGGCCGCGGGCGACATGAAAGTCGTCATGAGCGGCGGCTCGAAGACCTCCGACTACGACTTCTGTTCGACCGTCGAGGCCGCTGTCAACGCCGGCGCGAGCGGCCTCGCCGTCGGCCGCAACGTCTGGCAGCGCGAGAACCCGACCACGATCCTCGACGCGCTCGAGGAGGTCATCTACGAGGAGGCCACCGCCGACGCCGCACTCGAGGCCGCCGACTAG
- a CDS encoding complex I subunit 1 family protein — protein sequence MTLLPEAVARTLFGNSPTLLEQTVAAIAAAVLVAAIPLTCAAIVIWAKRKVTAAFTDRIAPNRLGPGGTLIIVADAVRLLGKELIVPDEADRPAYDLGPVLVVFSAIVGFAVVPMGSIAGITVQLADPEVGLAYVFAVASLATLGLTMCGYASANKYSLLGGLRAVAQNIAYEIPLIVTGLSVVIFAGSLRMGEIVAAQQATLFELGGLSIPSWYAIVNPFAFALFLTANLAEVGRNPFDVPEAPTELVAGYQTEYSSVYFVLVYMGEFVHVFLGGAIVATVFLGGPAGPVLPGFVWFLGKLWAVFLFTQWARSALPRVRIDQLIEIGWKGLLVCSFANLFVTASIVGLLAA from the coding sequence ATGACGCTCCTCCCCGAGGCGGTTGCTCGGACGCTGTTCGGCAATTCGCCGACGCTCCTCGAGCAGACTGTCGCTGCGATCGCTGCCGCCGTACTCGTCGCAGCGATTCCATTGACGTGTGCCGCGATCGTTATCTGGGCAAAGCGCAAGGTAACGGCTGCGTTCACCGACCGGATCGCCCCGAACCGACTCGGGCCCGGCGGAACGCTAATCATCGTCGCCGATGCCGTCCGCCTGCTCGGTAAGGAATTGATCGTCCCGGACGAAGCCGACCGGCCGGCGTACGATCTCGGTCCGGTCCTCGTCGTCTTCTCGGCCATCGTCGGGTTCGCGGTCGTTCCGATGGGGTCGATCGCCGGTATCACCGTTCAGTTGGCCGACCCCGAGGTCGGGCTGGCGTACGTCTTCGCGGTCGCGTCACTCGCCACGCTCGGACTGACGATGTGCGGCTACGCGTCGGCGAACAAGTACTCGCTGCTCGGCGGGCTGCGTGCGGTCGCACAGAACATCGCCTACGAGATTCCGCTGATCGTCACCGGGCTGTCGGTCGTGATCTTCGCCGGCAGCTTACGGATGGGCGAAATCGTCGCCGCCCAGCAAGCGACGCTCTTCGAACTCGGCGGGCTGTCGATCCCGTCGTGGTACGCGATCGTCAACCCCTTCGCCTTCGCCCTGTTTCTGACGGCGAACCTCGCGGAAGTCGGCCGCAACCCCTTCGACGTGCCCGAAGCACCGACCGAACTCGTCGCCGGCTACCAGACCGAGTACTCCTCGGTCTACTTCGTACTCGTCTACATGGGCGAGTTCGTCCACGTCTTTCTGGGCGGTGCGATCGTCGCCACGGTCTTCCTCGGCGGGCCAGCCGGTCCGGTCCTTCCCGGATTCGTCTGGTTCCTCGGCAAGCTCTGGGCCGTGTTCCTGTTCACGCAGTGGGCGCGCTCCGCGCTGCCCCGAGTCCGGATCGACCAACTGATCGAGATCGGCTGGAAGGGGCTGCTCGTGTGCTCGTTCGCCAACCTGTTCGTCACCGCTAGCATCGTCGGCCTATTGGCCGCGTGA
- a CDS encoding class 1 fructose-bisphosphatase gives MTVSDPVVESVVATISRSATEIRQGLIGRRGTVDEENPSGETQAEADVWADELLGDRLAGIDGVGQYASEERADVVDCGADPSASDSYAVAVDPLDGSSNLKSNNTMGTIFGVYDAALPARGETLVAAGFVLYGPITTMVIATDETVTEYELSGGERTVVDRDVTLPAEPVVYGFGGRVPDWPADFREYAREIESELKLRYGGALIGDINQVLTYGGTFGYPALESRPDGKLRLQFEGNPIGYVVERAGGRSSDGTQSLLAVEPDELHDRTPVHVGNGELIERLEATLA, from the coding sequence ATGACGGTGTCAGATCCAGTCGTCGAGAGCGTCGTGGCGACGATCAGTCGCTCGGCGACCGAGATCCGACAGGGGCTGATCGGCCGACGCGGGACAGTCGACGAGGAGAATCCCAGCGGCGAGACCCAAGCCGAGGCCGACGTCTGGGCCGACGAGTTGCTCGGCGATCGACTCGCCGGAATCGACGGCGTCGGCCAGTACGCGAGCGAGGAGCGAGCCGACGTCGTCGACTGCGGCGCGGATCCGTCGGCGTCGGATAGCTACGCCGTCGCCGTGGACCCGCTCGACGGCTCCTCGAACCTCAAATCGAACAACACGATGGGGACGATCTTCGGCGTCTACGACGCCGCCCTCCCGGCTCGCGGCGAGACCCTCGTCGCCGCCGGCTTCGTCCTCTACGGACCGATCACGACGATGGTGATCGCGACCGACGAGACCGTCACCGAGTACGAACTCTCCGGCGGCGAGCGCACGGTCGTCGACCGCGACGTGACCCTCCCCGCGGAGCCGGTCGTCTACGGCTTCGGCGGTCGCGTCCCCGACTGGCCCGCCGACTTCCGCGAGTACGCCCGCGAGATCGAGTCCGAACTCAAACTCCGCTACGGCGGCGCGCTGATCGGCGACATCAATCAGGTGCTCACCTACGGCGGCACCTTCGGCTACCCCGCCCTCGAGTCCCGTCCGGACGGCAAGCTCCGGCTGCAGTTCGAGGGGAACCCGATCGGCTACGTCGTCGAGCGAGCCGGCGGGCGCTCCTCGGACGGCACGCAGTCGCTGCTCGCCGTGGAACCCGACGAGTTACACGACCGGACGCCGGTCCACGTCGGGAACGGCGAGCTGATCGAGCGACTCGAGGCGACGCTCGCGTAA
- a CDS encoding 3-hydroxyacyl-CoA dehydrogenase family protein yields MVREQIDRIGVVGAGTMGSGIAQVAATNGYDVVMRDIEQEFVENGFDTIDDSLERLATRGDLGEDPSTVRDRIEGTTLLEDLGDCDLVVEAALEELEVKREVFADLERVCDDDVLLATNTSTLSITSIASDLEAPERVIGLHFMNPVPIMEGVEVVVGEKTTDAATELAHHIAEDLGKTTWEADDKPGFVTNRILMPWINEGIRAYDEGVASKEDIDRGMELGTNVPMGPLTLADHIGLDVCLHASETLHEELGDRYKPAYLLKRKVEAGDLGKKTGTGFYEYE; encoded by the coding sequence ATGGTTCGCGAGCAGATCGACCGGATCGGCGTCGTCGGCGCGGGAACGATGGGCAGCGGCATCGCACAGGTCGCGGCGACCAACGGCTACGACGTGGTGATGCGCGACATCGAACAGGAGTTCGTCGAGAACGGGTTCGATACCATCGACGACAGCCTCGAGCGACTCGCGACCCGCGGCGACCTCGGCGAGGACCCGTCGACCGTCCGAGACCGGATCGAGGGGACGACGCTCCTCGAGGATCTCGGGGACTGCGACCTCGTCGTCGAGGCCGCCCTCGAGGAGCTCGAGGTCAAACGGGAGGTGTTCGCCGACCTCGAGCGGGTCTGTGACGACGACGTCCTGCTGGCGACGAACACGAGTACGCTCTCGATCACCTCGATCGCGAGCGATCTCGAGGCCCCCGAGCGCGTGATCGGACTGCATTTCATGAACCCGGTGCCGATCATGGAGGGTGTCGAGGTCGTCGTCGGCGAGAAGACGACCGATGCGGCGACCGAACTGGCCCACCACATCGCCGAGGATCTCGGAAAAACGACGTGGGAGGCCGACGACAAGCCCGGCTTCGTCACCAACCGCATCCTGATGCCCTGGATCAACGAGGGGATCCGCGCCTACGACGAGGGCGTCGCCTCGAAGGAGGACATCGACCGCGGGATGGAACTCGGCACGAACGTCCCAATGGGACCGCTCACCCTCGCCGATCATATCGGGCTGGATGTCTGTCTCCACGCCTCCGAAACGCTCCACGAGGAACTGGGTGACCGGTACAAGCCCGCCTACCTGCTCAAGCGAAAGGTCGAGGCCGGCGACCTCGGCAAGAAAACGGGGACGGGCTTCTACGAATACGAGTGA